In Podospora pseudoanserina strain CBS 124.78 chromosome 5, whole genome shotgun sequence, a single window of DNA contains:
- a CDS encoding hypothetical protein (COG:S; EggNog:ENOG503P5EM) has protein sequence MAGPKAPSATLSQHIAKAAGLRNALSQKALPKPVKKEESESESQSDSDTDSTSTSTDEEADDNNDDWADKLNLKKEKEAAKPTTNGTKPASETETKTKKDVEASDSSSSESDSESESESDSDDGDVEMKDAPAKSTKKAAALAASDSESESESSESEESSDEDAPAAGAKVNGAKVNEKAKEAESESESESGSESESESDSESESEAEKPVPKAKPAPVAKSSTAKSPAASKDKAKSKAKSKETVGESESESESEPEPEAQNAAAVKSSRPAELIQQRFDLRKVDPDLDAASVAKMLANAKAEGKQLWCFTTPKSIGIDVIRKYKISTDKLISGQPLFTHEGVDYGGELEQLSHSVKILIPGKDGKKYESADQPIGQFLHIKRKTHIGQETVVPAPPVPPRPQPKGLKVRYTPFGATNNGLTVMGDESEHEDVEMGDAAPAAPAAATSKAAAKKRKLGGEETAATPSKKARKSRVGASTPAVSAPVVKPIKETPIAPPPIPGHNVAATPVASSVTKSDGKDNKAKKTASKVTPIPPPVPAGKSA, from the exons ATGGCGGGGCCCAAAGCGCCCTCTGCTACCTTGTCCCAGCATATCGCCAAAGCTGCTGGCCTCCGTAATGCCTTGAGCCAGAAGGCGCTGCCCAAGCCtgtgaagaaggaagagtcCGAGAGCGAGAGTCAGAGCGACAGTGACACCGACAGCACCTCCACTTCTaccgacgaggaggccgacgacAACAATGACGACTGGGCCGATAAGCTGAACttgaagaaagagaaggaggctgcTAAGCCTACCACCAACGGCACGAAGCCTGCTTCCGAGACCGAGACTAAGACCAAAAAGGATGTCGAAGCCTCAGATTCGAGCTCCAGTGAGAGCGACTCCGAAAGCGAGAGCGAGAGCGACAGCGACGATGGCGATGTCGAGATGAAGGACGCTCCGGCCAAGAGCACTAAGAAGGCAGCCGCTCTTGCTGCTTCCGATTCCGAGTCCGAGTCCGAGTCCAGTGAGTCGGAGGAGTCgagtgatgaggatgctCCTGCCGCCGGCGCCAAGGTCAACGGCGCCAAGGTCAATGAGAAAGCCAAAGAGGCCGAGTCGGAGAGCGAGTCGGAGAGCGGGTCGGAGAGCGAGTCGGAGAGTGACAGTGAGAGCGAGAGCGAAGCTGAGAAGCCTGTTCCCAAAGCCAAACCTGCTCCAGTTGCCAAGTCGTCGACAGCCAAGTCTCCAGCTGCTTCGAAGGACAAGGCAAAAAGCAAAGCGAAGAGCAAGGAGACCGTCGGCGAGTCTGAATCTGAGTCCGAGTCGGAGCCTGAGCCGGAGGCCCAAAACGCCGCAGCCGTCAAGTCATC TCGCCCTGCTGAGCTCATTCAGCAACGCTTCGATCTGCGGAAAGTGGACCCCGATCTCGATGCTGCCAGCGTTGCCAAGATGCTTGCGAATGCAAAGGCCGAGGGCAAGCAGCTTTGGtgcttcaccacccccaagtCTATTGGCATCGACGTCATCAGGAAGTACAAGATCTCTACGGACAAGCTCATCTCTGGCCAGCCACTCTTTACCCACGAGGGCGTGGATTACGGCGGTGAACTCGAGCAGCTGAGCCACTCGGTTAAGATCCTGATTCCCGGCAAGGATGGCAAGAAGTATGAGAGTG CCGACCAGCCCATCGGGCAGTTCCTCCACATCAAGCGCAAGACTCACATCGGCCAGGAGACCGTTGTGCCTGCCCCGCCCGTGCCGCCTAGACCCCAGCCTAAGGGGCTCAAGGTTCGCTACACACCGTTCGGCGCCACCAACAACGGTCTCACCGTCATGGGTGACGAGTCGGAGCACGAAGACGTCGAGATGGGCGATgccgcccccgccgcccccgctgctgccaccagcaAGGCGGCCGCTAAGAAGCGCAAGCTCGGTGGAGAGGAGACAGCTGCCACGCCCAgcaagaaggcgaggaagtcTCGTGTTGGTGCCAGCACCCCAGCAGTCAGTGCCCCCGTTGTTAAGCCCATCAAGGAGACCCCTattgctcctccccccatccctgGGCACAACGTGGCTGCTACCCCTGTCGCCTCCTCTGTCACAAAGTCTGATGGTAAGGACAACAAGGCTAAGAAGACTGCAAGTAAAGTGACGCCGATTCCGCCTCCTGTTCCCGCCGGAAAGAGCGCCTAG
- the AUR1 gene encoding Phosphatidylinositol:ceramide phosphoinositol transferase (IPC synthase) (COG:S; EggNog:ENOG503NUF8) yields MPDFSPVLPSTTSAPPSPPHSLSAKTITTSPNPLLPLYNLAANIPIPAKFKKAKPSLRLQRVKSKDEAASHDVTKLQTSFAILPSLKQLQTRKWTLWDLQHVVTFGCLAFCLLITPSAPFVKSAAMGLLAVLLAMPATRQFFLPSLPIWVYLFYFFASRFIAPEYRPHIWVKVLPALENVLYGANLSNILSAHTYTILDIIAWIPYGLGHFALPLVTTVMLFLFAAPGTTPVWARAFGYMSILGVTIQILFPCTPPWYEGLHGLEPAHYGMEGSPAGLKRIDELFGVDMYTTSFTTAPVPFGAFPSLHGGDAVLEMLFLQYCFPRFRAFFVGYVVWIAWSTMYLNHHYAIDLVGGGVIAAVTYYIARTKWLPRPQLDKTTRWEYEYVEFGDRPRVALDEEYGGMGLGLLQRRGSDEWTLGSSSSFDSMSRGDTLCGSSSSSPNILSPTTPNDDHHGGDLWSKVRTTSPRAVGLTGVVVEEEQREVYVR; encoded by the exons ATGCCAGACTTCTCCCCCGTcctcccatcaacaacctcggcacccccctccccgccacattccctctccgccaaaaccatcaccacctccccaaaccccctatTACCGCTCTacaacctcgccgccaacatccccatccccgccaaATTCAAAAAGGCCAAACCCTCTCTTCGGTTACAGCGGGTAAAATCCAAAGACGAAGCCGCCTCTCACGATGTAACCAAACTGCAAACATCCTTCGCCATCCTTCCCTCTCTCAAACAGCTCCAAACCCGCAAATGGACCCTCTGGGACCTCCAGCACGTGGTGACGTTTGGGTGTTTGGCCTTTTGTCTGCTCATCACACCATCAGCCCCGTTTGTCAAGAGCGCCGCGATGGGGTTGCTAGCGGTTCTGCTGGCCATGCCAGCGACGAGACAGTTTTTCCTGCCGTCGTTGCCGATTTGGGTGTATTTGTTTTATTTCTTTGCCAGCAG GTTCATCGCCCCTGAATACCGCCCCCACATCTGGGTCAAGGTCCTTCCCGCGCTAGAAAACGTCCTCTACGGCGCCAACCTGAGCAACATCCTCTCGGCACACACCTACACCATCTTGGACATCATCGCCTGGATCCCCTACGGCCTCGGCCACTTTGCGCTTCCGTTGGTGACAACGGTGatgctgtttttgtttgccGCCCCTGGGACAACGCCCGTCTGGGCGAGGGCGTTTGGGTACATGAGCATCCTCGGCGTGACGATCCAGATCCTCTTTCCTTGCACGCCTCCCTGGTACGAGGGCCTGCACGGCCTCGAGCCGGCGCACTACGGCATGGAGGGCAGCCCGGCTGGGTTGAAGAGGATCGATGAGCTGTTTGGCGTGGACATGTACACGACGAGCTTCACGACCGCCCCGGTGCCGTTTGGCGCGTTTCCTTCCCTGCACGGAGGCGATGCCGTGCTGGAGATGCTGTTTTTGCAGTACTGCTTCCCGAGGTTCAGGGCTTTTTTCGTGGGGTATGTGGTTTGGATTGCGTGGAGCACCATGTATCTGAACCACCACTACGCGATCGACCttgtcggaggaggggtgatTGCCGCGGTCACGTATTACATTGCGAGAACGAAGTGGCTTCCGCGCCCGCAGCTGGACAAGACGACGAGGTGGGAGTATGAGTATGTCGAGTTTGGCGACAGGCCGAGGGTGGCGCTCGACGAGGAGtatggtgggatggggttgggacTGCTTCAGCGACGGGGGAGCGACGAATGGACTCTTGGGAGCTCATCGAGCTTTGACTCGATGAGCAGGGGTGACACCCTCTgcgggagcagcagctctTCGCCGAATATCCTCAGCCCGACGACGCCGAATGATGACCACCATGGGGGGGACCTGTGGAGCAAAGTCCGGACGACGAGCccgagggcggtggggttgactggggtggtggttgaggaggagcagagggaggtgtATGTGAGGTGA
- a CDS encoding hypothetical protein (CAZy:GH5; COG:G; EggNog:ENOG503NUZ4): MTGAGFRLIVENGKFRDAHGRQITLRGINVAGDAKYPSIPDQPSHVAENFFDGDSVRFTGRPFPKEEAHLHFSRLKRCGYNTIRYVFTWEAIEAAGPGIYDEEWIDNTIGVLRAARDYGFYIFMDPHQDVWSRFSGGSGAPMWTLYAAGLNPQSFAATEAAIVHNVYPEPEKFPKMIWSTNYYRLAAATMFTFFFAGKTFAPKCIIDGMNIQDYLQGHFIRACEHLAKRIHEAGDIENDVVFGWESLNEPNKGMIGYEDISVIPKEQNLKKGTCPTIWQTILTGSGRAVEVETWDMGQIGPYKVGRTLVDPHGEVAWLPADYDESRYGYKRDPGWKLGECIWAQHGVWDPATDTLLEKDYFGIHPTTGEHIDYPYFTNNFFMDYFRAYRDAIRSHHKNAVILLQGPTMELPPKIKGTPDGDDPLLVYAPHWYDGITLMTKKWNRYWNIDVIGVLRGKYWTPASGLRFGETAIRKCFAEQHATMRQEGLDYIGNVPCVMTEFGIPYDMDDQKAYKTGDYASQSAAMDANHFAVESSGLEGYTLWLYMTKNVHERGDQWNGEDLSIFSIDDKLLPVSPIPRSPSTSSLLKPGDGSQRKEVDDDGSVTPANLRRSLTNPSISSEVTSRQPELTVAPGYRAAEAYVRPAPVVTVGTINNYFFDLKQCQFNMTIIAHKAAETDTPTIILLPDYHFPKDECIVEVSSGKWEISSDEEESIMLQRLRWWHGKGEQVLKITGWSRSITLGREGGIMIS, translated from the exons ATGACCGGCGCCGGCTTTCGATTGATTGTCGAAAACGGCAAGTTTCGAGACGCCCACGGCCGCCAGATCACCCTCCGAGGCATCAACGTCGCCGGCGATGCCAAGTACCCCAGCATACCCGACCAGCCTTCCCACGTGGCCGAGAACTTCTTCGACGGCGACAGTGTCAGGTTCACAGGACGACCGTTCcccaaagaagaagcccatcTCCACTTCTCGAGGCTAAAACGCTGCGGTTACAACACCATCCGCTATGTCTTTACCTGGGAGGCCATCGAAGCCGCCGGGCCGGGTATCTACGACGAGGAGTGGATTGATAACACGATAGGTGTCTTGCGCGCTGCGAGGGACTATGGATTTTACATTTTCATGGATCCTCATCAGGATGTG TGGTCGCGATTCTCGGGCGGATCTGGGGCGCCCATGTGGACGTTGTACGCTGCCGGTCTGAACCCACAGAGCTTTGCTGCGACGGAAGCTGCTATTGTACACAATGTCTATCCGGAACCCGAGAAATTCCCCAAGATGATTTGGTCAACCAATTACTACCGCCTTGCTGCGGCTACCATGttcaccttcttctttgccggCAAGACGTTTGCGCCGAAATGCATCATTGATGGGATGAACATCCAGGACTACCTGCAAGGGCACTTCATCCGTGCCTGTGAGCATTTGGCCAAGAGGATACACGAGGCTGGCGACATTGAGAACGATGTCGTCTTTGGGTGGGAGAGCTTGAACGAGCCAAACAAGGGCATGATCGGGTATGAAGACATCAGTGTGATTCCGAAAGAGCAGAATTTGAAGAAGGGCACGTGTCCGACGATATGGCAGACCATTCTGACCGGGTCAGGGCGGGCTGTCGAGGTTGAGACGTGGGATATGGGTCAGATTGGGCCCTACAAAGTAGGGCGGACGTTGGTGGATCCCCATGGCGAGGTTGCGTGGTTGCCGGCCGACTACGACGAGTCCCGTTATGGGTACAAGAGAGATCCCGGGTGGAAGCTGGGCGAGTGCATCTGGGCTCAGCATGGGGTATGGGACCCGGCTACCGATACGCTGCTCGAGAAGGACTACTTTGGGATACACCCGACGACGGGGGAGCATATTGACTATCCTTATTTCACCAACAACTTCTTCATGGACTACTTCCGGGCATACCGGGATGCTATTCGAAGTCACCACAAGAATGCCGTTATCCTTCTGCAAGGCCCGACGATGGAGCTCCCCCCAAAGATCAAGGGGACTCCGGATGGCGATGACCCTCTTCTCGTTTATGCCCCGCATTGGTATGACGGCATCACTCTGATGACCAAGAAATGGAATCGGTACTGGAATATCGATGTAATAGGTGTCTTGCGCGGGAAGTACTGGACGCCGGCTTCGGGTCTACGGTTTGGTGAGACGGCTATCCGGAAGTGTTTTGCGGAACAACACGCAACCATGAGGCAAGAGGGCTTGGACTACATCGGGAACGTGCCTTGTGTCATGACCGAGTTTGGTATCCCATACGACATGGACGACCAGAAGGCGTACAAGACGGGGGATTATGCCAGCCAGTCGGCTGCCATGGACGCCAACCACTTCGCCGTGGAGTCTTCCGGTCTGGAGGGTTACACGCTGTGGCTCTACATGACCAAGAATGTACACGAAAGAGGAGATCAATGGAATGGTGAAGATCTTTCCATCTTTTCGATAGACGACAAGCTGCTTCCTGTCTCGCCGATACCCCGATCACCCTCGACATCgagcctcctcaaacccggCGACGGCAGCCAGCGCAaagaagttgatgatgacggcagTGTCACGCCAGCTAACCTCAGGCGgtccctcaccaacccgtCCATCTCGAGTGAGGTGACCAGTCGGCAGCCCGAGCTCACTGTCGCTCCTGGGTACCGAGCTGCCGAAGCCTACGTGCGACCGGCACCTGTCGTTACGGTCGGAACTATCAATAATTACTTTTTCGATCTCAAGCAGTGCCAGTTCAACATGACCATCATCGCCCATAAAGCAGCCGAAACAGACACGCCGACGATCATTCTCCTTCCTGATTACCATTTTCCAAAGGATGAGTGCATTGTGGAGGTGAGCTCGGGGAAGTGGGAGATCagcagtgatgaggaggagtctATTATGCTgcagaggttgaggtggtggcatgGGAAGGGAGAGCAGGTGTTGAAGATTACGGGGTGGTCAAGAAGCATAAcattggggagggaggggggtattATGATCAGCTGA
- the PRI1 gene encoding p48 polypeptide of DNA primase (EggNog:ENOG503NUZP; COG:H; BUSCO:EOG09261ZI1) produces the protein MPHSESTPEQQDPPARTELTPTMEDTTLNLGNGGLTDEDLLMADVDEVESPPVVPPAAVEQEPPPSSAPAEEDAPVEIKQETKSDIKLEDLFDGMDSDSDDEFSGKNNHTNKDLVTGQVPPSSPGRPSGGGSNPDLLRAFYQLLFPWRHYFQWLNHSPTPTPDFKHREFSLWLSGGVVFRFQSYATLDLLRKDVFKHLPERIEIGPIYTANPRDRKTFRNSSAFKPVAKELCFDIDLTDYDDVRTCCDKANICGKCWRFITMAIKVLGVALKEDFGYEHVMWVYSGRRGAHAWVCDRKARGLDDHKRKAIGNYFSVVKGGEKTGKRVNVRRPLHPHLARSLGILKEHFLTDVLEAQDPWREEDRAEKLLMLLPDVKLRVALKEKWEANPGRSSVVKWGDIDSVAKTMGSVNTKDLLEAKQDIVLEYTYPRLDILVTEQKTHLLKSPFVVHPGTGRVCVPIDTDDLDGFDPLGVPTIGGLVNEIDTAGGVVKKEGDDEDRRGAEWEKTSIKPYIDQFRGFVHGLLREEREFVRVKREREEEGGLDF, from the exons ATGCCTCATTCAGAATCAACCCCCGAACAACAAGACCCCCCAGCTCGAACTGAGCTCACCCCGACAATGGAagacaccaccctcaacctaGGCAACGGCGGCCTAACAGACGAGGACCTCCTCATGGCCGACGTCGACGAAGTCGAATCCCCACCTGTAGTtccccccgccgccgtcgagcaagaaccaccaccctccagcgccccagcagaagaagacgccCCCGTCGAAATCAAGCAGGAAACCAAATCCGACATCAAACTCGAGGATCTGTTCGACGGGATGGATTCCGATTCGGACGATGAGTTCTCTGGCAAGaacaaccacaccaacaaAGATCTCGTCACAGGCCAAGTGCCGCCTTCATCTCCAGG CCGCCCCTCCGGCGGTGGTTCCAAccccgacctcctccgcgcCTTCTaccagctcctcttcccctggCGCCACTACTTCCAATGGCTCAaccactcccccacccccacccccgatTTCAAACACCGCGAGTTCTCCCTCTGGCTTTCCGGGGGTGTCGTCTTCCGCTTCCAATCCTACGccaccctcgacctcctccgcaaagACGTCTTCAAGCACCTCCCCGAGCGCATCGAGATCGGCCCCATCTACACGGCCAACCCCCGCGATCGAAAGACGTTTCGCAACTCGAGCGCCTTCAAGCCAGTGGCGAAGGAGCTCTGCTTTGACATCGATCTGACGGACTATGACGATGTTCGGACGTGCTGCGACAAGGCGAACATTTGTGGGAAGTGCTGGCGGTTCATCACCATGGCGATCAAGGTGCTGGGGGTGGCGCTGAAAGAGGACTTTGGGTATGAGCATGTCATGTGGGTGTacagcgggaggagaggtgcGCACGCTTGGGTCTGTGATCGCAaggcgagggggttggatgatcACAAGAGGAAGGCGATTGGGAATTATTTCTCGGTGGTcaaggggggggagaagacCGGGAAGAGGGTTAATGTCAGGAGGCCTTTGCATCCGCATCtggcgaggagtttggggattCTCAAGGAGCACTTTTTGACGGATGTGCTTGAGGCGCAGGACCcgtggagggaggaggatagggcggagaagctgttgatgttgcttcCTGATGTTAAGCTGAGGGTGGCGCTGaaggagaagtgggaggcTAATCCGGGGCGGTCGTCGGTGGTCAAGTGGGGGGATATTGATTCGGTGGCCAAGACGATGGGGAGTGTGAATACGAAGGATTTGTTGGAGGCGAAGCAGGATATTGTGCTGGAGTATACGTATCCACGGCTGGATATTTTGGTTACGGAGCAAAAGACGCATTTGTTGAAGAGTCCGTTTGTGGTGCACCCTGGGACCGGGAGGGTTTGTGTGCCGATTGATACGGATGATCTGGACGGGTTTGATCCGTTGGGTGTGCCGacgattggggggttggtgaatgaGATTGATACGGCgggtggggtggtgaagaaggagggggatgatgaagacagAAGGGGGGCCGAGTGGGAGAAGACTAGTATCAAGCCTTATATTGATCAGTTCAGGGGGTTTGTGCATGggctgttgagggaggagagggagtttgtgagggtgaagagggagagggaggaggaggggggcctGGACTTTTAG
- the GRC3 gene encoding Polynucleotide 5'-hydroxyl-kinase grc3 (BUSCO:EOG09261DRB; COG:S; EggNog:ENOG503NYZY) has product MAMNNKRRKLEGVDIPPKAPASPATPVMSAFAARQQLWGAPLPVAKTPVNKNPTPAQKDSTPAKTIPTRRNKRGAAKEQVSTPVNEDPTPDLNRERGDSIPPSPILSPVLGTLIPPVVRERQPQYSSLKPHKKNYQQKPDGCVALRTPDGERLVILGSYGIGVHQGEATIAGAQLTPLDPVQWIHAPHCHALPVLRTSEDTVVELHPHPAADGLRQLAKLNPAFGKLWNEVPTQGVPSKKDSTFQILFSPEDVPKKVALQELVSPPEWNKKLASLIATKRKGASSPIFFLCGPKSSGKSTFGKLLANRLITDRAGNKNAPWSPIYILDIDPGQPEFGPPGVISLVKLTSPNLQPPFCHPTLEPVTSMIRSHAIAAVTPALDPEHFIECVMDLFTTYQTQTHPGEEKKPPMVVNTPGWIQGLGLDILSDLIKGIKPTEVVYMSTEGPEETISGLQAAISFIPTTAFSTLPSQNTTEILSPSRIPSSLRTMQAMSYFHLLPSLSTWNSTPLSHCPPWRVRYTGPDRGFRGILCYDYQPSPRILAEAINGMVLALVKISNLAALRGLDNIIEAGSGKMPLIDNPMGKSLDPKFSELVGLVLVRGVDERRGELQLLTPVGMGGVEKGEGRLVLVMGKFDTPSWCYKEMEVPWIQRLHGSQNRGAGGKVWRVRRDLGRS; this is encoded by the exons ATGGCGATGAACAATAAGAGAAGGAAACTCGAGGGCGTTGACATCCCTCCCAAGGCCCCTGCCTCTCCTGCTACACCTG TAATGAGCGCGTTTGCTGCTCGGCAACAGCTCTGGGGAGCCCCATTGCCAGTCGCAAAAACGCCTGTGAATAAAAATCCAACACCTGCCCAAAAAGATTCCACGCCTGCAAAAACAATACCTACTCGTCGAAATAAACGCGGGGCTGCCAAGGAGCAGGTTTCTACGCCTGTCAACGAAGACCCAACACCCGACCTCAACCGTGAAAGGGGTGATTCGATTCCTCCATCGCCTATTCTTTCCCCAGT TCTTGGAACACTCATACCCCCAGTAGTCAGAGAAAGACAGCCTCAATACTCGTCCTTGAAGCCACACAAGAAGAACTATCAACAGAAGCCAGATGGTTGCGTGGCGCTAAGAACGCCTGATGGAGAGCGGCTGGTGATACTGGGAAGCTATGGCATCGGAGTCCATCAAGGCGAGGCCACCATCGCCGGTGCTCAGTTAACACCACTGGATCCAGTCCAATGGATACACGCTCCGCACTGCCATGCTCTCCCAGTCCTCCGTACTTCTGAAGACACCGTGGTTGAGCTGCATCCCCATCCCGCAGCTGATGGGTTGCGCCAGTTGGCAAAACTGAACCCTGCCTTTGGAAAACTCTGGAACGAGGTCCCCACCCAAGGGGTGCCATCCAAGAAAGACTCGACATTTCAAATT TTGTTCTCCCCAGAAGACGTCCCTAAAAAGGTCGCCCTCCAAGAGCTCGTCTCCCCGCCAGAATGGAACAAGAAACTGGCCTCTCTGATCGCAACCAAGCGAAAAGGGGCCTCAtcccccatcttcttcctctgcggCCCCAAATCATCCGGGAAATCCACCTTTGGGaaactcctcgccaaccGTCTAATCACCGACCGAGCCGGCAACAAAAACGCTCCTTGGTCACCCATCTACATCTTAGACATTGACCCAGGGCAACCCGAATTCGGCCCCCCCGGCGTGATCTCCCTCGTCAaactcacctcccccaacctccagcCCCCCTTCTGCCACCCAACCCTCGAACCAGTCACCTCAATGATCCGCTCCCACGCCATCGCCGCAGTAACCCCCGCCCTCGACCCAGAGCACTTCATCGAGTGCGTCATGGACCTCTTTACGACCTACCAGACCCAGACCCATCccggagaagagaagaaaccACCAATGGTAGTCAACACCCCAGGCTGGATCCAAGGTCTCGGGTTGGACATTTTGTCTGATCTCATCAAGGGAATCAAACCGACAGAGGTGGTGTACATGTCGACCGAAGGACCAGAGGAAACCATTTCTGGTCTTCAAGCCGCCATCTCTTTTattcccaccaccgcattcagcaccctcccctcgcAAAACACAACCGaaatcctctccccctcccggaTCCCGTCGTCTCTCCGTACGATGCAGGCAATGTCTTATTTCCATCTTTTGCCGTCGCTGTCAACTTGGAATTCAACACCGCTGTCACATTGCCCCccttggagggtgaggtatACGGGTCCTGACAGGGGATTCAGGGGTATCCTCTGCTACGACTACCAACCTTCACCGAGAATCTTGGCAGAGGCAATCAACGGTATGGTTTTGGCGCTTGTGAAAATTTCCAACTTGGCCGCGTTAAGGGGACTAGACAACATAATCGAGGCTGGGAGTGGGAAGATGCCGTTGATAGACAACCCTATGGGGAAGAGCCTCGACCCGAAGTTTTCGGAgctggtggggttggtgcttgTGAGGGGGGTAGATGAGAGGAGGGGCGAGCTGCAGTTGCTCACGCcggttgggatggggggcgtggagaagggagaggggaggttggtgttggtgatggggaaatTTGATACGCCCAGCTGGTGTTATA aggaaatggAGGTTCCGTGGATTCAGAGGTTGCATGGGAGTCAGAAccggggggcgggggggaaggtttggagggttaggagggatttggggaggagttag